One Gadus chalcogrammus isolate NIFS_2021 chromosome 4, NIFS_Gcha_1.0, whole genome shotgun sequence DNA segment encodes these proteins:
- the LOC130380509 gene encoding INSYN2B protein, with amino-acid sequence MLCSGANTRSIASSSQQALPPSQQDSGSVSGGQPTAGPLTATQAETLRQVQEILGGLVSGARCKLDPSRVAEKLLGPNGPLHDIRALQTQLQSLEGVLETSQNTIKVLLDVIQDLEKKEAERDGRHSYRTGQDIENCGTCRDCACIIYSVEHDFRLQEGQVVRKWKVGDPPEGSPQSTANPPTQPGTPHRQDSPQPAQQQQQQQQQQQAPGSGKKHRKKCFWFL; translated from the exons ATGCTCTGCTCAGGAGCCAACACGAGGTCCATCGCCTCCAGTAGCCAGCAAGCCCTCCCTCCGAGCCAACAGGACTCTGGCTCCGTCTCCGGGGGTCAGCCGACAGCAGGACCCCTAACTGCTACCCAGGCCGAGACTTTAAGGCAGGTCCAAGAGATTCTTGGGGGGCTGGTGTCCGGAGCCAGGTGCAAACTGGACCCGTCCAGGGTGGCGGAGAAGCTCCTGGGGCCTAACGGACCCCTGCATGACATCCGGGCCTTGCAGACCCAGCTCCAGAGTCTGGAGGGGGTGTTAGAGACCAGCCAGAACACCATCAAGGTCCTGCTGGATGTCATTCAGGACCTTGagaagaaagaggcagagagagacgg GAGGCACTCCTACAGGACTGGACAGGATATAGAGAACTGTGGTACCTGCAGGGACTGTGCCTGTATCATCTACAG CGTGGAGCATGACTTCCGTCTGCAGGAGGGCCAGGTGGTGAGGAAGTGGAAGGTGGGGGACCCCCCAGAGGGCTCGCCTCAGTCCACGGCCAACCCGCCGACCCAGCCCGGGACCCCCCATCGCCAGGACTCCCCCCAGccagcacagcagcagcagcagcagcagcagcagcagcaggcccccGGGTCGGGCAAGAAGCACAGGAAGAAATGCTTCTGGTTCCTCTGA